A DNA window from Sulfitobacter noctilucicola contains the following coding sequences:
- a CDS encoding MORN repeat-containing protein, with product MFLRTALFCLMLLPLPAFSQDGDVQTKQYDDGGIYEGTFKGGLQDGQGTYKLPNGYEYTGTWVEGEIKGEGVARFPNGSVYEGNFDRGKPDGFGKITFADGGTYEGEWQAGAIMGQGVALYANGVRYEGQFRNAKHHGKGVMQSPGGYEYKGDWIDGVKEGVGTITYPDGAVYEGDITGGERNGTGTLTMPDGLIYVGSWKAGQIDGTGKLTQPNGDVYEGSLVAGKREGKGSVTYENGDVYEGDFKDDRRDGQGTFTGTDGYVYAGSWVAGQIEGEGRVTYPDGSVYEGQFRNDLADGTGKITYPDGSTYEGAWAAGVIEGKGRATYPNGIIYEGDFVNARNDGQGVMTYADGYRYEGGWQDGQRHGAGTATYPDGTVYEGEFLNGQRHGNGTITMATGFKYEGAWADGEIEGQGTATYANGDVYEGTFSAGKRQGAGTMRYATGEEASGDWEAGALKEDG from the coding sequence ATGTTTTTGCGTACAGCCTTGTTCTGCCTGATGCTCCTTCCGTTGCCTGCCTTTTCGCAGGACGGGGACGTTCAGACAAAACAATATGATGACGGTGGCATCTATGAAGGGACGTTCAAAGGTGGACTGCAAGACGGGCAAGGCACCTATAAGCTGCCGAACGGGTACGAATACACCGGGACCTGGGTCGAGGGCGAAATCAAGGGCGAAGGTGTCGCGCGGTTCCCCAACGGATCGGTCTATGAGGGCAATTTCGATCGCGGTAAGCCTGACGGCTTTGGCAAAATCACCTTTGCAGATGGCGGCACCTATGAGGGCGAATGGCAGGCAGGGGCGATCATGGGGCAGGGTGTGGCACTTTATGCCAACGGTGTGCGCTATGAAGGGCAGTTCAGGAATGCCAAACACCATGGCAAAGGCGTCATGCAAAGCCCTGGCGGGTACGAATACAAAGGTGACTGGATTGATGGCGTCAAAGAAGGCGTTGGCACCATCACCTATCCTGATGGCGCAGTTTACGAAGGCGACATCACAGGAGGCGAGCGCAACGGCACAGGCACGCTGACAATGCCGGACGGGCTGATTTATGTGGGGTCGTGGAAAGCCGGCCAGATCGACGGCACAGGCAAGCTGACCCAGCCGAACGGTGATGTTTACGAAGGCAGTCTGGTTGCGGGCAAACGCGAGGGCAAAGGCAGCGTCACTTACGAAAACGGCGACGTTTACGAGGGCGATTTCAAGGATGACCGCCGTGATGGGCAGGGCACATTCACCGGCACGGATGGCTATGTCTATGCGGGATCATGGGTTGCCGGCCAGATTGAGGGCGAAGGGCGCGTCACCTACCCTGACGGCTCGGTCTATGAGGGGCAGTTCCGCAATGATCTGGCGGACGGAACCGGTAAGATCACCTATCCGGACGGCTCGACCTATGAAGGGGCATGGGCCGCAGGTGTGATTGAGGGCAAAGGCCGTGCCACTTATCCCAACGGGATTATCTACGAGGGCGATTTCGTGAATGCCCGCAATGACGGCCAAGGCGTGATGACATACGCAGACGGGTACCGGTATGAGGGCGGTTGGCAGGATGGCCAGCGCCATGGTGCAGGCACCGCTACATATCCTGATGGCACGGTCTATGAAGGAGAGTTCCTGAACGGCCAGCGCCACGGCAACGGCACCATCACGATGGCCACGGGCTTCAAATACGAAGGCGCATGGGCGGACGGCGAAATCGAAGGACAGGGCACCGCGACCTATGCCAACGGTGACGTTTATGAAGGTACATTCAGCGCAGGTAAACGTCAGGGGGCAGGCACAATGCGTTATGCCACCGGTGAAGAGGCCAGCGGCGATTGGGAAGCCGGTGCCTTGAAAGAAGATGGCTGA
- a CDS encoding ArsR/SmtB family transcription factor yields the protein MKEGPDISRIAALIGDPARANILTALMAGKALTATELAFEAGVTVQTASAHLAKLESAAMIACRKSGRHKYFTLGGDDVGHALEALMGLASGAGHLRTRTGPRDAALREARVCYNHLAGTKGIALYQGLLARGVIVEDGADVVLRDATFLSDFGVDIDALSRSKTPMCRSCLDWSARQTHLAGSVGRALLARMEALGWASRVEGTRIIHFTPKGEQAFAETFEG from the coding sequence ATGAAAGAAGGTCCTGACATATCCCGTATCGCAGCACTAATCGGTGACCCGGCGCGGGCAAACATCCTGACGGCGCTGATGGCGGGCAAGGCGCTGACCGCGACCGAACTGGCATTCGAGGCCGGTGTGACGGTGCAAACCGCCAGCGCGCATCTGGCGAAACTCGAAAGTGCTGCCATGATCGCCTGTCGCAAATCGGGGCGGCACAAGTATTTCACGCTTGGCGGTGACGACGTGGGTCATGCGCTTGAGGCGCTGATGGGGCTTGCGTCTGGCGCGGGACATCTGCGTACGCGGACGGGGCCGAGGGACGCGGCGCTCCGCGAGGCGCGGGTGTGCTATAATCATCTGGCAGGCACCAAGGGTATCGCGCTTTATCAAGGGTTGCTGGCGCGGGGTGTCATTGTCGAAGACGGGGCGGATGTGGTGTTGCGTGATGCGACTTTCCTGAGCGACTTTGGTGTGGATATCGACGCGTTAAGCAGATCCAAAACGCCGATGTGCCGGTCCTGTCTCGACTGGTCAGCGCGACAGACGCATCTGGCAGGCAGCGTGGGCCGCGCGCTTTTGGCGCGGATGGAAGCGTTGGGCTGGGCCAGCCGCGTCGAAGGCACGCGGATTATTCACTTCACGCCCAAGGGCGAACAGGCGTTTGCCGAGACGTTCGAGGGTTAA
- a CDS encoding thioesterase family protein, with protein MNLYFRLIWTLLRVWCLPAIRIDEPFERTFRVLPNDIDINLHLNNGRYLTIADLMIVEFFGRTGFLRSLFKNKWKPVLGGTTVTYRKQLKLGEKYRLRYRWVGSDTHWNYLRFEFLKMDGTLCASGYSKGAALSRSGLVQTETALQALGKKLEMPVLPEAVVRWVESEKLLLD; from the coding sequence ATGAACCTTTATTTCCGGCTGATTTGGACCCTCCTGCGGGTGTGGTGCTTGCCCGCCATCCGCATTGACGAGCCGTTCGAGCGGACGTTTCGCGTGCTGCCCAATGATATCGATATCAACTTGCACCTGAACAACGGCCGTTATCTGACCATTGCCGACCTGATGATTGTAGAGTTCTTCGGGCGCACGGGTTTTCTGCGGTCACTCTTCAAAAACAAGTGGAAACCGGTACTGGGCGGGACAACCGTAACCTATCGCAAGCAGTTAAAACTGGGTGAAAAGTATCGTTTGCGGTACCGCTGGGTCGGCAGTGACACGCACTGGAACTATTTGCGGTTCGAATTCCTCAAGATGGACGGTACGCTTTGTGCGTCGGGGTATTCCAAAGGTGCCGCTCTTTCTCGCAGCGGCTTGGTCCAGACGGAAACCGCGCTACAGGCGCTTGGAAAAAAACTGGAGATGCCAGTATTGCCGGAAGCTGTCGTGCGCTGGGTCGAAAGCGAAAAACTGCTGCTGGATTAA
- a CDS encoding alpha/beta hydrolase family esterase — MRFFIALFVFLASPALGCGPDSDCPVGDRIYRIALPEGHDGSTPVPALIWSHGYRGSAAGVMRNSSMRRMLSDAGIALIAAQGVNGTWDLPYGPRTYDSDGSAEFAYFDAVIADVTANQNIDPDRIIAAGFSAGGMMVWNLACARPETFAGFIPLSGTFWLKPPDTCAAPVTSIVHIHGTTDKTVPLKGRAIGETKQGEVEETLSMYEKFGDFGASNYFKTGPLICRNRSNPDGEILQYCLFDGGHSFRTEYLGHGIQELHEAGRF, encoded by the coding sequence ATGCGCTTTTTTATTGCCCTCTTCGTGTTCCTCGCCAGCCCCGCACTCGGCTGTGGTCCAGACAGCGATTGCCCCGTAGGCGACAGGATTTACCGAATCGCATTGCCAGAGGGGCACGATGGCAGCACGCCGGTGCCCGCGCTCATTTGGTCGCATGGCTATCGCGGCTCTGCTGCGGGCGTGATGCGCAACAGCTCCATGCGGCGCATGTTATCGGATGCGGGAATCGCGTTGATCGCGGCACAAGGGGTCAACGGGACATGGGACTTGCCCTATGGTCCGCGCACCTATGACAGCGACGGGTCGGCGGAATTTGCCTATTTCGACGCGGTCATCGCGGACGTCACGGCCAATCAGAACATCGACCCGGACCGGATCATCGCTGCGGGGTTTTCGGCAGGCGGCATGATGGTCTGGAACCTTGCCTGTGCGCGGCCAGAGACCTTTGCAGGGTTCATCCCTCTGTCCGGCACCTTTTGGTTAAAACCGCCCGATACCTGTGCCGCGCCTGTCACCAGCATAGTCCATATTCACGGCACCACCGACAAGACGGTGCCGCTCAAGGGCCGCGCCATCGGCGAGACCAAACAGGGCGAAGTCGAAGAAACGTTAAGCATGTACGAGAAATTCGGCGATTTCGGTGCGTCGAACTATTTCAAGACCGGGCCACTGATCTGCCGCAACCGCAGCAACCCTGACGGCGAAATCCTGCAATACTGCCTTTTCGACGGCGGACATTCTTTCCGCACCGAATACCTTGGCCACGGGATACAGGAATTGCATGAGGCTGGCCGGTTTTAA
- a CDS encoding MarR family winged helix-turn-helix transcriptional regulator, which translates to MNKWNADPSKTHSLADATDAWISVVRAYQQCTATLAHKLEPYGVSVLQHEVLMNLRRTPGLTQQHLSERCFSAKSGISMIVAKMVKDGIVVRARSERDHRAWNLSLTAQGDALAAKIQVVQDEVVQAMAASYSEQDLKLMKDRMDHSAEALLAMRIGDAGQM; encoded by the coding sequence ATGAACAAATGGAACGCAGACCCAAGTAAAACGCACAGCCTTGCGGATGCCACCGATGCGTGGATTTCCGTGGTTAGGGCATATCAGCAGTGTACTGCAACGCTTGCGCACAAGCTTGAGCCTTACGGTGTTTCGGTGCTCCAGCATGAAGTGCTTATGAATTTACGGCGGACCCCCGGTTTGACGCAGCAGCATCTGTCCGAGCGTTGTTTCTCGGCCAAAAGTGGCATCAGCATGATCGTCGCGAAAATGGTCAAGGACGGGATTGTTGTCCGTGCGCGCTCCGAACGGGATCACCGCGCATGGAACCTCTCGCTAACTGCGCAGGGCGACGCGCTGGCGGCAAAGATACAAGTGGTGCAAGATGAAGTGGTGCAGGCGATGGCCGCGTCCTACTCTGAGCAGGACCTCAAGCTGATGAAGGACCGCATGGATCACTCTGCCGAAGCGTTGCTTGCAATGCGGATCGGGGATGCGGGGCAGATGTGA
- a CDS encoding DUF1801 domain-containing protein — protein sequence MSEVERYLTAVSPARRHREAAILDTLFRRITGWTPTLWGGSIMGYGSYAYTYASGRSGTYLATGFAPRKAKLSIYIMPGYSDFDSILTRLGKHKKAKSCLYLNKLEDVDLDVLAELIRAGLDDLRRQWPVRPS from the coding sequence ATGTCAGAAGTCGAGCGTTACCTTACTGCCGTCAGCCCTGCACGCAGGCACCGCGAGGCCGCAATTCTCGACACTTTATTCCGCAGGATTACCGGCTGGACCCCGACCCTTTGGGGTGGATCAATCATGGGTTACGGCAGCTATGCCTATACATACGCCTCAGGACGATCAGGCACCTACCTTGCCACGGGTTTTGCCCCGCGCAAGGCAAAGCTGAGCATCTACATCATGCCCGGCTATTCTGACTTCGATTCCATTCTGACCCGTCTGGGCAAACACAAGAAAGCGAAGTCCTGTCTTTATCTCAACAAGCTTGAAGATGTCGATTTGGATGTCCTTGCCGAATTGATTCGCGCAGGCCTTGATGATCTGCGCCGGCAATGGCCCGTTCGGCCGTCCTAA
- a CDS encoding NAD+ synthase — translation MADRFRITLGQLNPTVGDLAGNAALARQAWEQGKADQADLVALPEMFITGYNAQDLVMKRAFQLDVMTHVEQLAADCADGPALAIGAPWAEGTQLFNAYLILKNGKIASRTLKHELPNETVFDEVRIFDSGPLGGPYAVGNTRIGSPICEDAWHPDVAETLAETGAEFLLVPNGSPYYRGKMDTRMNMMVARVVETGLPLIYLNMVGGQDDQVFDGASFALNPGGKLAMKLPAFDAITTNVDLERTAEGWRVIEGEIATFPDNYEADYRVMVQGLRDYMGKTGFKKVLLGLSGGIDSAIVATIAADALGPDNVRCVMLPSEYTSQASLDDAEAVAEALGCRYDYVPIKEGRQAITNTLAPLFEGRDADLTEENIQSRLRGLLLMALSNKFGEMLLTTGNKSEVAVGYATIYGDMSGGYNPIKDMYKTRVFETCRWRNANHRDWMMGPKGTMIPETIITKPPTAELREDQKDSDSLPDYSVLDRLLEILVDENGSIEDCVAEGFDRATAKKVEHLIYISEYKRFQSAPGPRLTKGAFWLDRRYPIVNRWRDPS, via the coding sequence ATGGCAGACCGTTTCCGCATCACACTGGGCCAGCTAAACCCGACCGTTGGCGATTTGGCCGGAAATGCCGCGTTGGCGCGCCAGGCTTGGGAACAGGGCAAGGCCGATCAGGCCGATCTTGTGGCGCTGCCAGAGATGTTCATCACAGGCTACAATGCGCAAGATCTTGTGATGAAACGCGCCTTTCAGCTGGATGTGATGACCCATGTCGAGCAGCTTGCCGCTGATTGTGCCGATGGTCCTGCTCTTGCCATCGGTGCGCCTTGGGCAGAAGGCACGCAGCTGTTTAACGCCTATTTGATCCTTAAGAATGGCAAAATCGCCAGCCGCACGCTCAAGCACGAGCTGCCAAACGAGACGGTCTTTGACGAGGTACGCATCTTTGACAGCGGCCCTTTGGGCGGGCCTTACGCAGTCGGCAACACTCGTATCGGGAGCCCGATCTGCGAAGACGCGTGGCACCCGGATGTGGCCGAAACGCTGGCAGAAACCGGTGCAGAGTTCCTGTTGGTTCCCAATGGTTCGCCTTATTATCGCGGCAAGATGGACACTCGCATGAACATGATGGTCGCGCGTGTCGTGGAAACCGGTCTGCCGCTTATTTACCTCAATATGGTGGGGGGGCAGGACGATCAGGTGTTCGACGGTGCCTCTTTCGCGCTGAACCCCGGCGGCAAACTGGCGATGAAGCTGCCCGCGTTTGATGCGATCACGACAAATGTTGACCTTGAACGCACCGCCGAGGGCTGGCGCGTGATCGAAGGAGAGATTGCAACTTTCCCGGACAATTATGAAGCCGACTACCGTGTGATGGTGCAGGGCTTGCGCGACTATATGGGCAAAACGGGCTTCAAAAAAGTGCTGCTGGGCTTGTCCGGCGGGATCGACTCCGCCATCGTCGCCACCATCGCTGCCGATGCTCTGGGTCCGGATAACGTGCGCTGCGTGATGCTGCCGTCTGAATACACGTCCCAAGCTTCTCTGGATGATGCCGAAGCCGTGGCAGAAGCGCTCGGATGTCGCTATGACTATGTCCCGATCAAGGAGGGCCGACAGGCGATCACCAACACCCTTGCGCCGCTGTTTGAGGGTCGCGATGCGGACCTGACCGAAGAGAACATCCAGTCCCGACTGCGTGGTCTGCTGCTCATGGCGCTCAGCAACAAGTTTGGCGAGATGCTTTTGACCACCGGCAACAAATCCGAGGTCGCCGTAGGCTATGCCACCATCTACGGCGATATGTCGGGCGGCTATAACCCCATCAAGGACATGTACAAAACCCGCGTGTTCGAGACCTGTCGCTGGCGCAATGCGAACCATCGCGACTGGATGATGGGACCAAAAGGCACCATGATCCCCGAAACCATCATCACCAAACCCCCTACCGCCGAGTTGCGCGAGGATCAAAAAGACAGCGACAGTCTGCCCGACTATTCTGTCCTCGACCGCCTGCTGGAAATCCTTGTCGATGAAAACGGCTCCATCGAGGATTGCGTCGCCGAAGGCTTCGACCGCGCCACTGCGAAAAAGGTCGAGCACCTGATCTACATCTCTGAATACAAACGCTTCCAGTCAGCCCCCGGCCCGCGCCTGACCAAGGGGGCTTTCTGGCTCGACCGGCGCTATCCGATTGTGAACCGCTGGCGCGATCCAAGCTGA
- a CDS encoding VOC family protein, whose product MTKMNAIGWFDIFVDDLDRATAFYEAVLDTKLEQMGDPTGETQMMSFAADMSVYGAGGALSKSPNGRPGVGGTIIYFNAQDCAVEEGRVADAGGQVVRPKFSIGEFGFVSLCMDTEGNMFGVASMQ is encoded by the coding sequence ATGACAAAGATGAACGCAATCGGCTGGTTTGATATTTTTGTGGACGATCTGGACCGGGCCACTGCCTTTTACGAAGCGGTGCTGGACACTAAGTTGGAGCAGATGGGTGACCCGACCGGCGAAACCCAGATGATGAGCTTTGCTGCAGATATGAGTGTCTATGGCGCGGGCGGCGCGCTGAGCAAGTCACCAAACGGACGGCCCGGTGTGGGCGGCACCATCATCTATTTCAACGCACAGGATTGTGCGGTCGAAGAGGGCCGCGTCGCGGATGCGGGCGGTCAGGTGGTGCGGCCCAAGTTTTCTATCGGAGAGTTCGGATTTGTCAGCCTGTGTATGGACACAGAAGGCAACATGTTCGGCGTCGCCTCCATGCAATAA
- a CDS encoding NIPSNAP family protein: protein MLTCVIRYEIDPTKKAQFEQYARNWGQAIPRCGADLVGYYAPYEGSSTLAYGIYNIPSLAAYEAYRTRLAADPLGRENYEFAQSEKFLMREDRTFLKLASTPQGDST from the coding sequence ATGCTCACTTGCGTCATCCGCTATGAAATCGACCCCACCAAGAAAGCCCAGTTTGAACAATACGCCCGTAATTGGGGTCAGGCGATCCCGCGCTGCGGTGCCGATCTTGTCGGCTATTACGCCCCATACGAAGGGTCTTCGACACTGGCCTACGGCATCTACAATATCCCCAGCCTTGCCGCGTATGAGGCTTATCGCACGCGCCTTGCCGCGGATCCCTTGGGTCGTGAAAACTATGAATTCGCACAATCGGAGAAGTTTCTAATGCGCGAGGACAGGACCTTTCTGAAACTGGCCTCCACCCCTCAAGGAGACAGCACATGA
- a CDS encoding MBL fold metallo-hydrolase → MSKPHTFTRRAALASAAALPLAAATATSTHASAPLQGAGTAPFQRVSVGGFDVTTILAGSRSVPDPQTIFGMNVDAETFGEVSAAAHLPTDAAQFFFTPTVVNTGAELVLFDTGLSADGTLAALQAAGYSADQVDIVVLTHMHGDHIGGLMQGDAPTFSNARYVTGQVEYDNWAKAENEGFDTKVKPLAEQMTFIGDGGSVASGITGMSAFGHTPGHMVYMIESDGKQLVLGADFANHYVWSLAHPDWEVKFDQDKEAAAKTRRRLLDMMAADGTPFVGYHMPWPAFGYVETAGDGFKYVPHSYQLLL, encoded by the coding sequence GTGTCCAAACCACATACATTTACACGGCGCGCCGCACTTGCGAGTGCTGCTGCCTTGCCCCTAGCCGCCGCGACTGCGACCTCGACCCACGCATCTGCCCCATTGCAGGGCGCTGGGACCGCACCTTTTCAACGGGTATCGGTGGGCGGCTTTGATGTCACCACGATCCTTGCGGGATCGCGTTCGGTGCCCGACCCACAGACAATTTTTGGGATGAACGTCGATGCCGAAACCTTTGGCGAGGTATCGGCAGCGGCCCACCTTCCGACCGATGCGGCACAGTTTTTCTTTACGCCAACCGTGGTTAACACAGGTGCCGAGCTGGTGCTTTTTGATACAGGGCTGAGCGCCGATGGCACGCTCGCTGCACTGCAAGCTGCCGGATATTCCGCCGATCAGGTCGATATTGTGGTACTAACCCATATGCATGGCGACCACATCGGCGGTCTGATGCAAGGCGACGCGCCAACCTTTTCAAACGCGCGTTATGTCACTGGCCAGGTTGAATACGACAATTGGGCGAAGGCAGAGAACGAAGGCTTTGACACAAAGGTCAAACCGCTTGCCGAGCAGATGACCTTTATCGGTGACGGCGGCAGCGTAGCCTCCGGCATTACCGGCATGAGTGCCTTTGGTCACACGCCAGGCCACATGGTTTACATGATAGAAAGCGACGGCAAGCAGCTGGTGCTTGGCGCTGATTTCGCGAACCACTATGTCTGGTCTCTTGCCCACCCTGACTGGGAAGTGAAGTTCGATCAGGACAAGGAAGCCGCGGCCAAGACCCGCCGACGTTTGCTTGATATGATGGCCGCAGACGGCACGCCATTTGTCGGCTACCACATGCCGTGGCCCGCGTTCGGGTATGTCGAGACTGCGGGCGACGGGTTCAAATATGTGCCCCACAGCTATCAGCTTTTACTCTGA
- a CDS encoding antibiotic biosynthesis monooxygenase family protein has protein sequence MIAVIFEVMPHPDRKAEYLDLAADMRPIVDEIEGFVSVERFQSLTDPDKLLSLSFFEDENAVQRWRKLAAHRKAQAKGRAGIFTDYHLRIAQVIRDYGMFDRKEAPSDSRASHG, from the coding sequence ATGATCGCCGTTATATTTGAAGTTATGCCGCATCCCGACCGCAAGGCAGAATACCTCGACCTCGCCGCAGACATGCGGCCGATAGTGGATGAGATTGAGGGATTTGTCTCGGTAGAACGGTTTCAAAGTCTGACGGACCCCGACAAGCTACTGTCGCTCTCGTTCTTTGAGGATGAGAATGCCGTGCAACGCTGGCGCAAACTGGCGGCGCACCGGAAGGCGCAGGCAAAAGGCCGCGCCGGTATCTTTACTGATTACCACCTGCGCATTGCACAAGTGATCCGGGATTACGGCATGTTTGACCGAAAAGAGGCACCGTCTGACAGCCGTGCCTCACATGGATAA
- the gltX gene encoding glutamate--tRNA ligase, producing MTAPIITRFAPSPTGYIHVGNLRTALMNYLIARKAGGTFILRIDDTDPERSKEEYVDGIKEDLTWLGLHWDKVERQSERLDKYHAAAEELREKGRFYEAFETPTELDLKRKKQLNMGKPPVYDRAALGLSDAQKDELRAERGDGVWRFKLDQQRIEWADGILGDISIDAASVSDPVLIRGDGQILYTLASVVDDTEMGVTHVVRGSDHVTNTATQIQIMQALGHDHPSFAHHSLLTGPQGEALSKRLGTLALRDLREQGVEPFALLSLMARLGSSDPVELRTEMETLIDGFDINHFGSAPTKFDVQDLFPLTGRYLQTLPVEDVADTIAGLGVPENQAAQFWAVTRENIDTLKDLDGWWAMFRDGAEPVIEDEDKAFVAEAMSLLPDMPFDDKTWGSWTAAVKEQTGRKGRGLFRPLRLALTGQESGPEMAAVMPLLQVVKARG from the coding sequence ATGACCGCACCGATCATTACCCGTTTTGCCCCATCCCCCACCGGATATATTCACGTGGGCAATCTGCGCACGGCGCTGATGAACTACCTCATTGCCCGCAAGGCTGGTGGCACATTCATCCTGCGTATTGACGATACAGACCCGGAGCGGTCCAAGGAAGAATACGTCGACGGCATCAAGGAAGACCTGACATGGCTTGGTCTTCACTGGGACAAGGTCGAACGGCAATCCGAGCGGTTGGACAAATATCACGCGGCAGCAGAAGAGCTACGTGAGAAAGGGCGCTTTTATGAAGCGTTCGAGACACCGACCGAACTGGATCTCAAGCGCAAGAAGCAGCTGAATATGGGCAAGCCACCGGTTTATGACCGCGCAGCGCTGGGCCTTTCGGATGCGCAAAAAGACGAGCTGCGCGCAGAGCGCGGAGACGGCGTGTGGCGTTTCAAGCTGGACCAGCAGCGCATTGAATGGGCCGATGGTATACTTGGTGATATTTCCATTGATGCGGCCAGCGTTTCAGACCCCGTGTTGATCAGAGGTGACGGGCAAATCCTGTATACATTGGCGAGTGTTGTCGATGATACGGAAATGGGCGTGACCCATGTAGTGCGGGGATCGGATCACGTCACAAATACCGCTACGCAAATCCAGATCATGCAGGCGCTTGGTCACGACCATCCGTCATTCGCGCACCATTCTTTGCTGACAGGTCCGCAAGGCGAAGCATTATCCAAACGCCTGGGCACTCTGGCCCTGCGCGATTTGCGTGAGCAGGGGGTTGAACCCTTTGCACTGCTCAGCCTGATGGCGCGCTTGGGGTCATCCGATCCGGTAGAGCTGCGCACCGAGATGGAGACGCTGATCGACGGCTTCGATATCAACCACTTCGGCTCCGCGCCGACGAAGTTCGACGTGCAGGACCTGTTCCCGCTGACAGGTCGTTACCTGCAGACCCTGCCGGTTGAGGACGTGGCCGACACAATTGCGGGACTGGGCGTGCCGGAAAACCAGGCCGCACAGTTTTGGGCGGTGACCCGCGAAAACATCGACACACTGAAAGACCTTGATGGCTGGTGGGCAATGTTCCGCGACGGGGCGGAGCCTGTGATCGAAGACGAAGACAAAGCCTTCGTGGCAGAAGCGATGAGCCTGCTGCCCGACATGCCTTTCGATGACAAGACATGGGGCAGTTGGACGGCTGCGGTAAAGGAGCAAACCGGACGCAAAGGCCGCGGACTTTTCCGGCCGCTACGCCTTGCGCTGACAGGTCAGGAGAGCGGGCCGGAAATGGCCGCCGTGATGCCTTTGCTGCAGGTCGTGAAAGCGCGGGGATGA